ACCccaaactttaaattttatggtCTGTTGAGTATTAACCTGTTTTGCAtctttcagaaaattcatttcaGCATTCCAATTGTCCATATATCCCTCTGTTCAAGATCTCTTTCGAACTGGTCTCAACGTCTTACTTATTCTCTCATTACTTAATGAGTTGCATAAAAATCTTTGACATGTATTCAGTTAAACATGCATGAGAGTTATGTTTTAAGTTACAATGAACTCCAGCCATTGTTACAAAGCATTAGCTGACTGATACACTGGGGTTCTAGTACAGTTTTAGTTATTAATTTGTTGAACAACTTGGAGAAGACGCACAGCCCATCTAGGCCTTAGAGTCTCTATCTGTAAAGTGAGGGTTTGGGacagttcatttatccattcagtcCTAAAGTTGGTCCTCCCAAGGTCTTGATGCGGGCCAGGTAAGGGAAGGGAAGTGTTATAAATCCATTTCACAGGTAGAGATGCTGAGAGTCAGAAAGGTTTAACTATTTCATCAAGGTCACAGGATACCTCTGCCTCCCAGGTTAGTTCACCATCTGCTGGACCACACCAAAGGGACCACAGATAAAAGGCTTTCAAGAGCTACTATTTAAATTCTTGCTTAGAGAAAAGAGCAGTGTGCAGAGTCTCAAAAACTGAATGTGACTCTTTGCTTCACTAATTAGTAGTTGCTAAACTTTGGGCAAACTGATAAATAACATTGAATCTCAGTGTTCTGATATGTATAATGGGGATAAAAATGCGTACTCTATGATGTGGCTGTGAAATGGCAAAAGAAATGATTACTGTCCACTCCAGATCTGACACAGAGGAGGAGCTCTACGCATGCCAACTTGCCTTCCATCCCTTCCAGCAGAGCCAGAAGAATACCAGCTCTAGGGTCAAACCAGCACAAGGCTcaactcctggctctgccactttttggctgtgaccttgggcaggtgttCAATCACCCTGTGCCTTCATTCTGCCATATATAAATTGGAGTTGCGAGTACTACTTCTCAGTGCCGTTCTGAAGATTACAGAGGTTCTGAGCATGGAAGGGTGCAATTCAGATGCTAGAACCATTGTTCTTGTCATTAATGGATGTTAAAAACATGCAGACAGAGTGAAGGTCAAGGACAACACCAACAAAGACTTTTGTATGGGATTCTGAACAGAACCTGCTTTGCAAGCAGGATTCACATCAACAGGGATTCAGACCAAGGACTATAGATTTGGGGAGTCCTGTTATCAGCTGAAAGGAGCAGAATTACCGGGTGAAAGAGCTCCTGCCTCATCAAGAAACTGCGTAAATCCTAATTCCAAAAAATGTTAATGGAaagtattatgtatttatatgcagTACTAAAAGATTTATGCCAGTCTTAATGGCTGGAGATGTCCTTCAAATTTTCCATCTGCCTTGGAATAGGTCTAATGTGATAACAAACAGGAAATCGGCTGGGCTAAAGGACACGCAGTTCTGTTTTGAACCATAAAATATATGAGGCTGCTGACATTGCATATTAATTAGCTgatcttttcctttccaaattaAGAGCTCAGTTTTGTATTACTTGCACGGACACAGCACTCGGCCCTCTGGTTTTGGATGCAAGGAGATCTCATTCACTAAATATGTTTGGAGCACGTAAGAGTTCCTAGGATCTTCCAGGCTTGGCAGGGAGCAAGGTAAGACAGCACTTAAAGCACGGAACATCTCTCACTACCTAGGAAGGTGAtggaagaggaggagacaaaagaaaaaagtgattgCAGTCGACTGTGCCAGAAATATGGAGGTTTTTTCCAGGCTTTTCGAAGGCGTCCGGTGTGACTTTCACCTGGCAGTCCCTGGGAACCGCGTGAGCCTCACATTCTGTCTTTGCTTTTGCCACAAGGAGACGGAGAACTGGTTCTTCTGTGTCCATGTTTGAAAACtcatttattggggcgcctgggtggctcagtgggttaaagcctctgccttcagcacaggtcatgatctcagggtcctgggatcgagtcccgcatcgggctctctgctcagcagggagcctgcttcctcctctctctctctgtctgcctctctgcctacttgtgatctctgtcaaataaataaataaaatcttaaaaagaaaggaagaaaactcatTTATTCATCTCCCAAACTACTAAGCAACCGCTGTAGGTCATGCTCTCTGCGAGACACCAGAAAGAGTTATAAGCAAAAGAGGCAAAAACTCTGCGCTGGGAAAGCTGGCGCTCAGGTAAGGGAGGCCAACCGCAAACCCGCAGACATGGAAGCGGGGGCGCCGGCTCCTGCCCCGTGGTCCGTGCAGCCGGTCGCCCCGAGCGCCCTGCGCGCAGCGACGGCGCTTTCCTTACGCTCGTGGATTCGGAGTCAGGAACTGCGACGACCCGGGCGGCCCGCCTGCTTCTGCTCCGCGAGGGGAAGGCCTCCGAAGAGGAGACCCGGCGGAGGCGGCGGACCACCGCGGCCGCGAGGATCCACTCCCAAGGCGGCTTGGTCACGGGGGTGCGCGGAGGCTGCGGGCGCTGCCGGCCGGAGCCCCTGCACGGGACCCTCCGGCACGGTCACCTCGGGGAAGTTCCGTTTCTCACGGCGCAGCGCGCGGTCCGCGGGGTGAGGCAGAAGCTACGCGGCCGTTCGTGACCGGCCTCAGGAGCCACTCGGGGTCGCCTCCAGTGGGCTCCATCGGTTGGATGGATCGGTTGGTTGGACGGATCCTGACTCAGCGGAAGAGTGTGAAAGAGTCGGTGACTCGTTCTCACACCACCCCTTCCTTCAGGGTCAATACACGATCGTGGCGAAGCGCTTCAGACGTGGGGTCCGTTAGGCCAGGAGCTCAACCCCGACCCAGCCACTGCTCTGCATGTCCTTAGCGCACGTGATTGGATGCTTCAGCCCACGTGATTGGATGTTTTGGTGCACGTGATTGGACGCTTCAGTGCACGTGACTGGCTACTTTAGTGCGCGCGATGGGCTGTTTCAGTGCACGTGACTGGATGCTTAGGGAGCGTTAGTTCCTGGGCGAGGCGCTCGGACTCCGTGTGGAACGAGGAAGACGCAGTCCTCCTGCCCCGCGCGCTCGCGGCCGGTAGCAGAGCCAGGTGGCTGCGCTCCCCTCGGGCATGCCGCTGATAAGGGCCGTGGCAATGGGCGTGTGGTGCCCCGGAGCTCCTAAGACCCTCCTTCTGAGGCTGAACGAGGCTTCGATGCGACCAGCAGCCCGAAGGAACGCCCGGCCGTGCCTTCACACCGTCTTATTTTAGGAATCTGGAAACCACGCACGCTCTGCGGCCCCTCCCAGCGGCGTGTGCGGGTTTACTTGCCCCCGGGCCGGGCTTCAGAATCCGGCAGGTCAGAGAAGCGGTCTCGCGTTCCGGCCGCGGCCCGATCGGAAGTGGATACCGCGGCCCAGGAAGCCCGTCCCCTGTGGCGTCGTGTGGCGTCGTGTGACgtcacgcccccccccccccccccccccgtcacaAGAGTTGCTGAAATGTTGCGGGATCGCTGTGCTTACGGTTGCATCCTGTCAGCCCCGCCCACGGCCTGACTCTGTTCCACCTCTCCTGCCCCGCAGCACGGACCCCTCCAGCATCCGCCGTAAGGTCCGCGAACGTGAACTCGGCGGGGGCAGGGCGTCTTTGGCTCTCTCTGATGTTCTGCACAAGAAGTAAGGGAATAAATGACTGCCTTGGgattggcgggggcgggggggcagaaAGAGATGGGCAGGGGTCTCTGGGAGCCAGggtaaagaattttattttttcagggtgcccgatggctcagttgttaagcatctgcctctggtcatggtcccagggtcctgggatggagccctgcgtcgctCCCTGCTGGGcttgaagcctgcttctccctctaccacttccattgcttgtgttccctctctggcagtgtctctctctgtccaataaataaaat
This region of Mustela erminea isolate mMusErm1 chromosome 16, mMusErm1.Pri, whole genome shotgun sequence genomic DNA includes:
- the LOC116574984 gene encoding uncharacterized protein LOC116574984, yielding MRARHGSGGAGSCPVVRAAGRPERPARSDGAFLTLVDSESGTATTRAARLLLLREGKASEEETRRRRRTTAAARIHSQGGLVTGVRGGCGRCRPEPLHGTLRHGHLGEVPFLTAQRAVRGESGNHARSAAPPSGVCGFTCPRAGLQNPAGQRSGLAFRPRPDRKWIPRPRKPVPCGVVWRRVTSRPPPPPPPSQELLKCCGIAVLTVASCQPRPRPDSVPPLLPRSTDPSSIRRKVRERELGGGRASLALSDVLHKKKWNIPDPDEMEGRSEGPSQVLGDMLVVWTTEVILESLPACVTAPAPPLTSGLLLLPHPHGLPASRLPRLPACVTELSPPLTSPHLPACRHHSTFSDITAPSTFLPANVTAPPLTSHLPPPPSF